A portion of the Parambassis ranga chromosome 22, fParRan2.1, whole genome shotgun sequence genome contains these proteins:
- the crip1 gene encoding cysteine-rich protein 1 produces the protein MPKCPKCQKEVYFAERVTSLGKDWHRPCLKCEKCGKTLSAGSHAEHEGKPYCHNPCYGAMFGPKGFGRGGTESHSYK, from the exons ATGCCAAAGTGCCCAAAGTGCCAGAAAGAAGTTTACTTCG ctgagaGGGTGACGTCGCTGGGAAAGGACTGGCACAGGCCCTGTCTGAAGTGCGAGAAGTGCGGCAAGACACTGTCCGCCGGCTCACATGCAGAG CATGAGGGCAAGCCGTACTGTCACAACCCCTGCTACGGTGCAATGTTTGGACCTAAAG GATTTGGACGTGGCGGAACTGAAAGCCACTCATATAAATAG
- the crip2 gene encoding cysteine-rich protein 2, with protein MASKCPKCEKTVYFAEKVSSLGKDWHKLCLKCDRCNKLLNAGGHAEHDGRPYCHKPCYAALFGPKGVNIGGAGSYVYDTPANNNPSSTTGDSGPKPDEKRTFVPKAPSKAGSITTFSGEANLCPRCNKKVYFAEKVTSLGKDWHRPCLRCERCSKTLSAGSHAEHDGQPYCHKPCYAVLFGPKGVNTGGVGSYIYDKEPSAVPQP; from the exons CTGAAAAGGTGTCATCGCTGGGCAAGGACTGGCACAAATTGTGTCTCAAGTGTGATCGCTGTAACAAGCTTCTGAATGCTGGAGGCCATGCTGAG CATGATGGAAGGCCCTACTGCCACAAACCATGCTATGCTGCCCTCTTTGGGccaaaag GTGTGAACATTGGTGGCGCGGGCTCTTACGTGTATGATACTCCGGCCAACAACAACCCATCTTCCACTACCGGGGATTCAGGCCCAAAACCTGACGAGAAGCGAACATTTGTACCCAAGGCACCATCGAAAG CTGGCAGCATCACCACTTTTTCCGGGGAGGCCAACCTGTGTCCTCGATGCAACAAGAAGGTGTATTTTG CTGAGAAGGTGACATCCTTGGGAAAGGACTGGCATCGACCCTGCCTGCGCTGCGAGAGGTGCAGCAAGACTTTGTCTGCCGGCAGCCATGCAGAG CATGATGGCCAGCCTTACTGCCACAAACCATGTTATGCTGTTCTCTTCGGGCCCAAAG GCGTGAACACTGGTGGCGTGGGCAGCTACATCTATGACAAGGAGCCCAGTGCAGTGCCCCAGCCTTGA